A DNA window from Candidatus Methylomirabilota bacterium contains the following coding sequences:
- a CDS encoding OmpA family protein, whose product MSRQLAFLVLCSGFTVLSSGCATKSFVQTQLSATETKLTQRADTQETKLRETETKLSETADRAGASRQAIDEVGARASDAKTRAVTALDAQARLSQRLADRNKFRLLETRSIYFDSGKNEIRDGDMNELEDVAKTLKADANAVLELQGFADPRGNDRYNNELARERVEAVTRYLVQRHGIELRQLRAFAMGKVALAAGEKPSAEAFAKARRVDIRLFAPWSSWEDAQTPIDHTGPAQTSTVDPSAGAAAPKSVKDDEFNRRELGSGAPVKARYDQPATPNISARPGDDRDAPQNGAPGKVLLEVLKTISPKELGGGD is encoded by the coding sequence TGAGCCGACAACTGGCGTTCCTGGTCCTCTGCAGCGGCTTCACCGTGCTCAGCTCTGGCTGCGCGACGAAGAGCTTTGTCCAGACGCAACTGAGCGCGACGGAGACCAAGCTCACCCAACGGGCCGACACTCAGGAGACGAAGCTGCGTGAAACCGAGACGAAGCTGAGTGAAACGGCGGATCGCGCCGGGGCAAGCCGCCAGGCGATCGACGAGGTGGGCGCGCGCGCGAGCGACGCAAAGACGCGGGCGGTCACCGCGCTTGATGCCCAAGCCCGACTCTCACAGCGACTCGCGGACCGCAACAAGTTCAGACTGCTGGAGACGAGATCCATCTACTTCGACTCGGGTAAGAACGAAATCCGAGACGGGGACATGAACGAGCTCGAGGACGTGGCCAAAACCCTCAAGGCGGACGCCAACGCAGTCCTGGAGCTGCAAGGATTTGCCGATCCGCGGGGAAATGACCGATACAACAACGAACTGGCTCGCGAGCGCGTGGAAGCAGTGACCCGCTATCTCGTGCAGCGTCACGGCATCGAACTACGTCAGCTGCGAGCCTTCGCCATGGGCAAGGTGGCGCTCGCGGCCGGCGAGAAGCCAAGCGCGGAAGCCTTTGCCAAGGCACGACGAGTGGACATTCGACTGTTCGCCCCTTGGTCGTCTTGGGAAGACGCCCAGACCCCGATCGACCACACCGGCCCCGCGCAGACGTCGACAGTCGATCCGTCGGCTGGGGCTGCGGCGCCCAAAAGTGTCAAGGACGACGAGTTCAACCGCCGAGAGCTCGGCTCCGGTGCACCCGTGAAGGCACGGTATGATCAACCTGCAACGCCGAACATCTCGGCCCGCCCGGGCGACGATCGCGACGCGCCCCAAAACGGCGCGCCCGGCAAGGTGTTGCTCGAAGTCTTGAAGACCATCTCGCCAAAGGAGCTCGGCGGCGGGGACTAG
- a CDS encoding membrane-associated protein, with protein MEQIPTGGKLLYTLFLGVLVPAYWVHWGPKNFLWFSDIALLTTAVALWLESPLLASMMTLAIALPELAWNADFFGRLLTGRHLFGLSEYMFDSGKPLYLRALSLFHVVLPVVLIWMLSRLGYDRRAWAFQTLLALIVLPVTYWVTDRADNINWVYGPGSRPQTRIPPLAYLATVMVFFPLVVYLPTHLLLRGLFGTP; from the coding sequence GTGGAGCAGATTCCGACGGGGGGCAAGCTCCTCTACACACTCTTCCTCGGTGTGCTCGTGCCCGCGTACTGGGTCCACTGGGGCCCGAAGAACTTCCTGTGGTTCTCGGACATCGCCCTGCTCACCACGGCCGTTGCCCTGTGGCTGGAAAGCCCGCTCCTGGCCAGCATGATGACCCTGGCCATCGCCCTGCCCGAGCTCGCGTGGAATGCGGACTTCTTCGGGCGATTGCTCACCGGCCGCCACCTCTTCGGCCTGAGCGAGTACATGTTCGATTCCGGAAAGCCGCTCTATCTCCGCGCGCTGTCACTCTTTCATGTGGTCCTGCCCGTGGTGCTCATCTGGATGCTATCTCGACTCGGCTACGATCGTCGCGCGTGGGCCTTTCAGACACTGCTCGCTCTGATCGTGCTGCCCGTGACCTACTGGGTCACGGATCGGGCCGATAACATCAACTGGGTCTACGGACCGGGGAGCAGGCCCCAGACGCGGATCCCGCCCTTGGCGTACCTGGCCACGGTGATGGTGTTCTTTCCGCTCGTCGTCTATCTCCCCACCCATCTGCTGCTGCGAGGACTGTTTGGCACGCCGTAG
- a CDS encoding aspartate dehydrogenase, with the protein MLKVGIVGMGVIGTHIARAIDEGIPGVALAGVTVRDPAKAAGFTALPLESLIRQSDLVVEAATQAALRDFAPAVLAAGKHLMVLSVGGLVGALEEWARLAEKHGCRILVPSGAIAGLDGMKGAREGGISTVTMETRKPPRGLAGAPWIEERKIDLEAITEETLIFEGPATEAVKAFPANVNVVAAVSLASVGPEKTRIKIFAVPGLPRNQHRVTVEGEFGRLVVEVENVPSENPRTGKLSYLSAIAMLRELGASVQIGN; encoded by the coding sequence ATGCTCAAGGTCGGCATCGTGGGGATGGGCGTCATCGGCACCCATATCGCGCGCGCCATCGACGAGGGAATTCCCGGCGTGGCCCTCGCGGGGGTGACGGTGCGAGATCCGGCGAAAGCCGCGGGCTTCACGGCGCTGCCCCTCGAGAGCCTGATCCGCCAGTCCGACCTCGTGGTGGAGGCGGCGACCCAGGCCGCCCTGCGCGACTTCGCTCCCGCCGTGCTCGCCGCGGGCAAGCACTTGATGGTGCTCTCGGTGGGAGGCCTCGTGGGCGCCCTCGAGGAGTGGGCGCGCCTGGCCGAGAAGCACGGCTGCCGCATCCTCGTCCCCTCCGGCGCCATCGCCGGGCTCGACGGCATGAAGGGCGCGCGCGAGGGCGGCATCAGCACCGTCACCATGGAGACGCGCAAGCCGCCCCGGGGGCTGGCGGGGGCGCCCTGGATCGAGGAGCGGAAGATAGACCTGGAGGCCATCACCGAAGAGACGCTGATCTTCGAGGGGCCCGCCACCGAGGCCGTCAAGGCCTTCCCCGCCAACGTCAACGTGGTGGCCGCGGTCTCCCTGGCCAGCGTGGGCCCCGAGAAGACGCGGATCAAGATCTTCGCCGTCCCCGGTCTGCCGCGCAACCAGCACCGCGTCACCGTCGAGGGCGAGTTCGGTCGCCTCGTCGTCGAGGTCGAGAACGTCCCCTCGGAGAACCCGCGGACGGGCAAGCTCTCCTATCTCTCCGCCATCGCCATGCTGAGGGAGCTCGGCGCCTCCGTCCAGATCGGCAACTAG
- a CDS encoding TIGR02757 family protein, which produces MPAGSRLKEPLDRLYREFDWTSRSAADAIQFPLRYRDPADLEIAGLLASCMAYGRVNLFGPWVNWTLERMGSSPAAFVQGFDLGKERRRFRGFRYRFNREGDILAFCLASQRILARWGSLKGLFLSSYSTADPHVGPALEGFVSAFLEQDLSAVFPRNRLSYGYRHWFPRPSTGGACKRMHLFLRWMIRQERPDFGLWTEVPPAALLMPVDTHIENMARSVGLTRRRSRNWKMVEEITAGLKRLDAEDPVKYDFALCHKRMSGQCLNRRAAAVCAPCALKPVCVHWRRRR; this is translated from the coding sequence ATGCCTGCGGGATCTCGGCTCAAGGAGCCTCTCGATCGGCTCTACCGCGAGTTCGACTGGACCTCGCGCAGCGCGGCCGACGCCATCCAGTTCCCCCTTCGCTACCGCGACCCCGCCGACCTCGAGATCGCGGGACTTCTCGCCTCCTGCATGGCGTATGGTCGCGTTAATCTCTTCGGTCCGTGGGTGAACTGGACTCTCGAGCGCATGGGTAGCTCTCCGGCGGCCTTCGTGCAAGGCTTCGATCTCGGCAAGGAGCGGCGACGCTTCAGGGGCTTCCGCTATCGCTTCAATCGAGAGGGGGACATCCTCGCGTTCTGCCTGGCCAGCCAGCGCATCCTCGCGCGGTGGGGCTCGCTCAAAGGTCTCTTCCTCTCCAGCTACTCGACGGCCGATCCGCATGTTGGCCCCGCCCTCGAGGGCTTCGTCTCCGCCTTCCTCGAGCAGGACCTGTCCGCCGTCTTCCCGCGGAACCGCCTCTCCTACGGCTACCGCCACTGGTTCCCGCGGCCCTCGACGGGCGGCGCGTGCAAGCGGATGCATCTGTTTCTTCGCTGGATGATCAGGCAGGAGAGGCCCGACTTCGGCCTGTGGACCGAGGTGCCGCCGGCTGCGCTCCTGATGCCCGTCGACACCCACATCGAGAACATGGCCCGCTCCGTGGGCCTGACGCGCCGGCGCAGCCGGAACTGGAAGATGGTGGAGGAGATCACGGCCGGGCTCAAGCGCCTCGACGCCGAGGACCCGGTGAAGTATGACTTCGCCCTCTGTCACAAGCGCATGTCCGGCCAGTGCTTGAACCGGCGGGCGGCCGCCGTGTGCGCGCCGTGCGCCCTCAAGCCCGTGTGTGTCCACTGGAGGAGGCGGCGCTGA